From the Lathyrus oleraceus cultivar Zhongwan6 chromosome 3, CAAS_Psat_ZW6_1.0, whole genome shotgun sequence genome, the window ACAATTTTTGCATGTAAgattttgtttttctttttcaaGAAAGTTTTGTTTTTCAACTTCAAAATTCTTTTCCATGGTGTCAATCTTTTCTTCAAGAGATAAGATTTGTTTCTTTTGTGTTGACACCGTTTTATACAAAATCTTAAATTCATTAATAAGTTCATCAATAGCACCTTGGGTATAATTATGAGAAGATCTTTTATTACTAACATTTTATTCTTCATCATCGAAATGGTGTGAAACCATCAATACAAGATTAACACATTCTTAGCTTTCGGAATCGAAAGATGAACTCACTTCATTATCTTCCCCTGCAATGTAGGCTCTTTTAGATTTTGAATCCTTTCTTTTGTTGAAATTATTTTTCTTTGAGAGTTTAGGATAATTTGTCTTTATATGTCCTCGCTTTCCACATTCATAGCAAGTGATGTTTTGAGTAGACATAGATGCTTCCTTCTTGTTAAAATATTTCTTCTTTCTTGCAAAGTTATAATTTTCGTTGGTACCAAAATATTTACCTAACTTTTTTTACAAGAAGCATGAAGTTCTCGTCTTCCTCCAGATTGTCTTCTTTTTCAACTTCTTTGGAATCAACTTTTAAGGCAATGCTTTTGGATTTTTTTTCTAGATTCTCATGCTTTTCAAGTCTACCAAGTTCTGTCTCATATTCTTGGAGTTTACCAAACAATGTTGCGGACGTCATCGTTGATAGATTTTTATTTTCGGATATTGCTGTCACTTTCAGTTTCCATTCCCTGGTTAAAGATCTGAATACTTTAAGATTAAGTTCATCATTAGTTAAGGTATTACCGAGTGTTTTCAAGTGATTCGTCAAATGCACAACTCTTTTTTGCAAGTTGAGAATTGATTCTCCGGGCTGCATTCAGAATTATTTGTATTCTTGACTTAACGTATTCAATCTTGATCTTTTAACTTCCACGGTTCCTTCATGTGTTTTGACCAAAGTATCCCATATTTCTTTTGTCGTTGTACATGTTGAAATGCAGAAGAACTGATTCATGCCAAGAGCACCTTGAAGAATATTTATTGCTTTCTTGTCATAAATAACTTttttctcatcatcttcattccATGATGCTTCGGGTGTAGGAGTGCCAACGTCATTAATAATCGTAGTAGGAATGAAAGGACCTTCTAGGACAGCTTTCCAAACATATTTTCCTTGAGACTCTAGATGCACCTTCATACATATTTTCCAAAAATTGAAATATTCTCCACAAAACAGTGGGGGCTTGTTATTGCTGCCACCGTCTCTAAAAACAGGATTTGAGTTTGCGGAAGCCATGTGGATCTTTTAGGAGCAAGTTACCTATAacatgctctgataccaattatAAGTAAGGAGTGCGCCTAAGAGGGGGTGAATTAGGACCAATTAAAAAATTCTAGTTTTAGAGACAAGTTTGTTCTTATTTTTCTGGTTTAGTGATGCGTTTAGAAAGCGATAAAGTGCagaaaaataaagaacacaagGATGTATCCTAGTTCCCTTCATAGTCCGAAGGTACGTCTagtcccctttcaacacgaaagaaATTTTACTTTCTGTTAGGAATTATATAATACCAACACAATCACCAACAACAAACCTCTTGTGATTcaccaagttgatatgagaaTAATCCTCTCAAACTTAACTTTCCTGCTTCCAACAATGTGTTTACAACCAATTTTGGAAAACATTAAGTAAAGAAAGTATATCAAAATATATCAATCACTATGATTGAACTTCTCTTCTAAACAAGCAATTTATAAGGATATATTAGTGCTCAGGTGTTTATGAATATGAAAGGAATTTTCTGGACTGATATATGTGAACAATGCAGAAAAATTCTTAATGAAAGTTCGATGATCAAAACACTTGTTTGAAAGTGGATGAGTATAAGATTTCAAATTGCAATAGAAGATATGActtttgatttttgaaaataggaatacacacacacacacacgcgcgcacacactcacacactcacacacacacacacacacacacacacacacacacacacacacacacacacatatatatatatatatatatatatatatatatatatatatatatatatatatcacctTAACACCTCTATGAATGAGTGTGATTTAATGAAGAGATGCAATGGTTAAGGGATGATATTTGAAAAACATTCATATCACAAAACAGACTTGAAACTACTATTGCTTCAGTGGAAATCAATTTCTGAAAAGTGGGTAATTGATTTCACTGAAGCGTTGCTTCTGAAAAATCAAAATTTCATGAGGAAAATTGATTTCCTAAAAGGGGGTAATCGATTTCCTTGCCTAAATATTAAATTCTGGAAAACACAAAAAGGCAGGACACGAAATGGAAATCGATTCCTGGTAAAGGGGTAATCGATTTCCTAAACTGAATCTTGAAACAATATTTGAAAAAATAGTATATAAACAGTGACATTTGAGACACAATGGACCATGCATGCAAGGAATATTTGGAGTAATTTTTTAGCACTAAGTTATCAATATATACTGCATGCTTGCACCTTAATAACTCAAGATCAATTCTAGTCTTCAAAATAAGTCTTGAATCCTTTGATGCTAGTTCTCACACATATTGAATTTTGAGTACTTGATTTGATTAAATGCACTTGAAGCTTTTTCCATACTTTTGACATGATCATTTGATTTTCACTCTGTCTTCATCACAACAAATTGGATGGAGAGTCTTGACTTTACAAGGTGGTTTTCAAAATTGCTACATTTTGTTGAGGTTTATTTAAAATCAGGGTGTCATTTACCAAGCACATAATTTGAGTGGACGACACATTCTACAAAAGAAGTGGAAACTTGGTCGAATCACTTTTAAAAAATGATGGAAGAGTTCACCAAATTGAGTGATATTGAAAGAAAATCAAATAAGAAAAAGTCAAAGGTGGAACCTATAGTATATTGGGTTAAATACACTTTACCCCCCTGTAATGTTAGCGAGTTTAGGGTTACCCCCCTGGTAAAGTTATTTTTTCAATACCCCCCTTATGTTATGTAGATTCCTTCATAGAACCCCCTAATATCCAGGTGGCATGGAATCTTGGTTTTTTATTTCAGATGTggctttttaatttttttattttcacatGTGAATCTTCATTAGGTCTCCAGCATGGCATAAACTAGAAATTAGGGTtccaaatccatccctctctctcttcgtgaaatccatccctatcccaaatccatccctctctctcttcgtgaaatccatccctaccccaaatccatccctctcttcATCTTCGTCCGTGTCCCCTTCATCTGGGTTATGGGTGGCAGCAAGGCATCTTCCACGAGTGAAGTTGGAAACGGCTTACCAAGATGTGGATGCAATGAAACCATGAAGTTGTTGGTCTCCAAGTCAATTGAAAACCCCGGTCGCAAATTTTGGAAATGCAGGAATTATATGGTGAGCAATTTTGaagcattttattattttgagttTGATTTCGAAATTAATTGTTGGTGGTGTTTGTCTCAAATTGCAGAATGGGTGCGGTTTATTTTTGTGGGATGATTTGGTCAGTGAGTTTGCAGTGAAAGAAACCAATCCGTCCGGATGCCGCCAATGTGAAGTCAACAAGGcttatttgattgaatttgcTAAAGAGATTGTTGAGGAGATAGATTGCAGAGTCGGAAAGCTTAACAAGTTAGAAAAACTGAAGAAAAAGATTGCAATGGAAAAGAGGAAAAATTTATGGTTAATGTTTGTAATTGGTCTGTCATGGATGTTGATAGCAGCTATGGTTAAGTTAGTCTAATGAGTCTGTCATGTAATTGTTATGTCATTAGTGTTTTTCAGCAATGTAATGTTGAACTTGTAATGTGTTCATCAATGAAATGTAATCTGTTCATCAATCTTAAACTGTCAGTGCAGCATCATTATTTGATTAAACTTTCAGCATTCAATCTACCAATAATGACAGAAAAAAGTTATATCATAATGAAagagcaaaattgcaaaatcatCAGAAAACTACAGaacatcaaaacagaaataaaatgACCCAAACCTTGGTTGTATGGATGGACTAGGTCTTTCTACATTTATCTTCACAGTGTTGCCATGGTTTACCCTTCTTAGTTCTTCTGCATACCTCCATATGGAAGCATACTGATTGTCAGCATCACCTTCAATTATCTTCTTGGCAATTAGCTTAGCCCTCCATGCTTTTGCAACAGTAATACCCACAGAATATGTTTGCCTCATATCTTGGATGATGTCTCTTATCCTGACTGTATCAGAAGTTTGCATCCTCTTTACCACATGCTTGGCCACCCACTTTGAGCTAGCAGACTTGTTGTTCAAAACCCTAGCACATGTGTGCTTATGTACAAGTGTTTTTATAGCAAAAGTCTCCTTGTGGCCCACCTTAGAGCATAAGACTAAAAACCCACATTTATGCTTACACACCACCCTTACCCTATCTCCCTCATTTTTCACAAAAGAAATTTCCCTCCCATTAAGCACTGACCACTCACGGATAGCTGCCCTAAAGTCATCAAGTGTGTTGAATTCCATACCCCACTTGAATATAAAGTCTTTGTTTAGATGCTCTTTCCTAAACCTAGCATACTTGGGCCTTTCTTCATCACAAGAATCATCTGGGTCAGAACTATTCAACTCATCACTATAGTATACATCATCTGAATCCATACTCTTATTGGGCTCCTCCATACTGTTATTGGGCTCCTCCCTAATAGGCTTAGTAACATCTATTCCTTCAAAACCATCAAAGTAAGCAGTAGCTCTTTCATCTTCACTGTCATCTAACCCCTCTACCTTCTCCTCATCTAACCCATCAATTCCATTATCAGGGGGGTggtcatcatcattcacacatttagGTTCCCTATCAGCAGGGTCCATGTTCCCAGTACTATGTTCAACATACAAATCTCCTTTCACATTCATTGCACTAAAGTATAGAGCAaaatcatcaacatcatcatcatctttcCTAATCAGAAAAAAACCATCTTGAATTTCTAAAACTTTTGTCCATACCCTAACACAATCAACCTTATACCCTAACCTACTCAACAACTTCTCAATGTTATCCATGTTCCAATTTGAAACATGTATCCCATTAACTGTCGTATCCGTACCCCCTCTGTATATAATTTCTTCTTCAAAAACCCTGTAAAATTCACCCCCATGGTGGAGTGTAACACTAAAGTGTTGTGAATCCTGTCAATATATTATACCCACATGTCAAAGATTGTTGATTTCAAAATTTTACCCTACGACATTGATGAACTTCAAATTTTTACTAACCTCGGACTTTGGACACTTCACTGAGCTCGTCTTCACTGAGCTGGATCGCTTCTTCGTATTCGCTGAGGTTGTCTTCATCTTCGTCTTTACTGCGGTCGTCTTTCTCGTTTGCTTCGTTCCCTGCattcttcttcttcgtcttcgTCTTCCCCTGGAAATTTCGTCTTCGTCTTCCCTGCTATGTTCAGAACCCTAATTTTCTAAGGGGGTATTTGAAATTAAAAAGTGTAAAATGACACATAATCActttaacaaaattaaaaatatgccAGGTGTAGGACCTCTTAATAGATTCCATGCCACCTGGATATTAGGGGGTTCTATGAAGGAATCTACATAACATAAGGGGGGgtttacaaaaaatatttttacagGGGGGTAATCCAAAACTCGCTAACATTACAGGGGGGAAAAGTGTATTTAACCCTAGTATATTTATGCGATGACGCATCTTTTGAGACACTTTAGATTATAATGGATACACTTTTGAATGTATTATCGTAAACAATGTAAACTTGATACGATTTAATACATAAGGAATATATATTCAACAATGATGGTGTTAATGTCGACAGTTTCAGTTCACAAATTTTAtggtttatatatatatatatatatatatatatatatatatatatatatatatatatatatatatatatatatatatatatatatatatatatatattatatatatatatatatatatatatatatatatatatatatatatatatatatatatatatatatatctttttttttttttttgcatacACGGGTTTTGATTTGAATCTGGTTTAGGGTAAATTTGGATATGCATATCCGAATAAACCTCATGCATATTATAAAAAAAACATCAGAGAACTTTTCAAATATGCATATCCATAAACACCCTTTTTCGTAAACAATTAGGGTTTAaccgaagatgcatctctgaaaaGGGATGCCATGATAAGGTTTTTAATATCCAAAGTGACTTAATACTTGTGTAAATAGGGTGTCTCTCAACCCATGTTTTCTATAAAACACAAAACAACCAGAGAATGAATGCATGTTTCCACCTTATATTTCTGTATTTCAATGGCGCAAAATCCTCCACTTCGATTTCGGATCTGCGAATATATACTTCTCGTCGATCTGAAAACCAAACTAAAAACTCTCCTGCGATATTCAAAAAATTAGAGAGTTGTCAAGTTCGAGTATCGTTCACCATCGCTTGACAACAAAGGGAAGATACTACTCACCTACTTTAAACTAAAGACATGTGAAGATTTACAGGTCATATGGAGTACATTTTACTGTTATGAGTCAAAAACTTAGATTGAAGTGAATGCAAAGATTGAAATATTTGGCGACGATATTATCAATATGTTGCAACGTCTACTACATGTTCATAATGATATCTAATGCTAAATTTATGTTAACAACTGTCTATGTAATGTTGAGTGTTTTAATTTTATGTTATGTTGATTTTGTTTCTAGATCTTACTCATATTGTCTATGTTTCTAGTTTGAAGTATCTGGACTACTTTCAGATATGATCTCCGAAGTATATCAAGAAAATATTCAGAGATGTAATTTCGAACAAAAAATATGTAAAATTGGGAGATGGGGGCGTCCGGAGGTTCATCTCTAAAAATTAGATCATTTTTTACTTTTCACCAAGGGTTTGGGAGAACTTATAAGGGTGGAAAAAGAAATTGtcattttttaattaaattatgGTTTATGACGGTATTATTTTACGGCATTAAAGGGTGAATTTTTTTAAGGCATTACTCTTTGCATATCCTTAGTGGGCCTCATCTACCCTATTGAAAAACCGCTTTTAAAATCCAAAACTTAAATTCCAGACGCACACAAAATGTAACTAATTATGTGTTCTTATGAATTACATCTAGAATGGAAGTTAACTTCGGAATTATTAAAGTTAACTTTCGGATTTTCCCAATATACATAATTTGTTTGATTTTTCCTGTTCAATCCCTTGAGTTTGACATCtttgattatgatttttttttagtTTAATTAAAGGTAAAATGTTTGACAATCAAAAAAGTTTAGACATGGTAGAATGACTCAACATGCATCGTTGGTGTCACTTTTATTGATGTAGATGAATTGTCTTACCGAATTTATGTATCTCCGACATCGTTTTCTCAAAGACAATATATCCCCTGTCACTGCTCCAAAAGCCTTAGAAGTCTAACTTGTTGAACTCGTTGCTTCCGTTATTGGTGTTTTTTCAAGAGGCCCATGAGACACCTCACTACTTTAATAATCAAGCATATTTTATATAAATGGTTTAAAATATAAGAATTATTAAAATATGTCAAATTTATAACAAACTTATTGTTCAAGAGAAAAACTTATTGTCTTAAGGGTTAGTTCGGAACTTAACATCTTGATTCTCAACTTAGTTGTGAAATACACACACTATCATGAGTTCGAAATGTGTATATGAGTTAGTTTGAAATTTAACTTTCGGACTCACCTTTCTATCAATTCTTCGACAAAATAGAAGTGACTCACTTTCGAAGTTTTTTCATGTGTATTAGAGGCGTTAGATAGTTAACTTTCAAACTGCACCAATAACATTTTGAATTTCATTTGGGTGACTCTTTATCACTAAAGATAAGAAGAGCAACTAATAGACTAATGATCTGAATTTTACTCCTTAAAAATGAATAATGAAGTGTTGTTAATTGGAACTCGCACTATTTTAATCAAATGTTATTCCGCTATCAATCGAGCTAGTTTAATAATAAGTCCCAAGagatgaaaaaaagaaaataatatttttttaaattagaGTTAACATGTTCCTTTTATATTTAGATGTACTTAAAAGTATCTTTTGAATACCTGAATAATTAATCTTCTTTTTTATATATGTATTAATTAGAATTTATTTGAAAAAAACAATAAATATATTTAATCATTTGTAAATAAATTTATATTTAGGAATAATCTTTTTGTCAAATTAATGTTTATATTTTAAAAGTCTGAATAATTTTTTAAGACAATTTATTTATTAGTTGTTAAGGGCATCTTAGTATCAGATTTGAATTCgtaaaattttatttattcacTTTTAAAATGTGAAATTTTATTTATCAAACTTATTATGattgattattttttattaaattgATAGTCACCTCACATTTATGTAATGTTGAGGTTGATGGTTTTAGGTTTAAGGCGAACCAATGTTTACCCCTAACAGGCAGTGATTGTTGTGAATTATGTTTAGGTTCACAAGAACCAGTGTTAGCCTTAACTGGAAATGTGGATAATTGGAGTAGGAGGTTCTGATGGAGATTACTTGGATTTGTTTGTAGCATCATGCATCATGTATATCGGAGATAAGCTTATAACTTCAGTCCAGTGTTTAGCACTTCGGTCTAGTGTGGAGGATCACTCAGTAAAATAACTTTGATATCTAGGACTTCGGTCCAGTGTTTAGGACTTCAGTCTAGTGTTGAGGATCACTCAGTAAAATAACTCTAATATCCAGTGTTTAGGACTTTGGTGCCACATACGTAGGAGTAGATGAAATAAGCATTGCATAATGAAATAGTCCATTGTATAACTATATTGACTAAATGTGATTGTTATGTACTATCCTTATTGTTTATACACCATTTAATTTATGGAATGTATTATTACCCCCTTTCTTGTCTCTATTTTTTTACCTTTGTACTTTTATGCAGATAATTCCCAGGTTGAGACTGAGAAGTGATAGCTATTATTTTACGAATGAGGGCGTAGTTAGCCTCTTCAGTTATTTTATTTCGGCGTTATGTTTCGTTGTACCCTTTGTCggctattattattgtttttgtaTTCACTCTAATATTGTAACATCGGATGGGGAATTACTTATGCTATCTTTTAAATTAAATTTCACATTTGGCATGTGACACCCttgtttttattttcatattttccTCATGTTTTATAAATCACATTTGAgatttagggtgttacattatTGGTATCAGAGCCAGGTTGGTCCATCTGGCCTTAGGTGTTAAGAACTTATAGTACCCTCGTGCACGACATGGGTGTTAACCCTGTCAGTGCTGTTTTTCCCCCATAACCACCATTTGATTTACTGTTACAACTGGTTAACTGTTTATGGCTGGATGTGCAGGAAGAAATGGCTGGTAGAAACGATCGTGAAATTGTTAATGCTCTTGAGGCAATGGCTCATGTGATAGCCCAAGCTAATGAAGCTTTGCAAGCTAATCAGAATCAGAATGTATGAGCTGATGAGTTTTGTGGATTGGAAAAATTCCAGAAGAATAACCTGCTTATGTTCAAGGAAAGGTATGATGTTGAAGGTTTCCAAACTTGGATTCAAGAAATTGAGAAGATTATCAGAGTCATGGCGTGTACCGATGCTCGGAAAGTGTTGTTTGGACCTCATTTGTTGTCTGAAGAAGCTAAGCGTTGGTGGAAAAATACCCATCAAAGATTAGAAGTTGGTGGCACTACTATTACTTGGAATAATTTCAAGAAGGGGTTTTTGGACAAGTATTTTCTAGATGATGTTTGTAACCATAAGGAGAATAACTTCTTGGAGTTGGAGTTGGGTAACATGTATGTGGCCGACTATGCAACCAAGTTTGAGAAGTTGTACATGTATTATCCTCGCTATAATGGTGAAGATGCTAAAGGttccaagtgtgtgaagtttgaaaATGGGTTGCGTTTGAAAAGCAGTTTATTGTTTATCAGGAAATTTACCGCTTCTCAACAAGTGCAGGATTTATGATGAAGACAACAGAGCAAGATCTGCTCATTATAAGAGTGTGAATAAGAATAAGTTTACTAATCATAATCATAGCAAGCCGTATGCAAACCCAGGTGCCAAAGGAAATTAGAAATCTACAATCAAGAATTTAATTAATGGGGGATGTGCTTTGTTTCCTCCTAGATTTGGGAGGTGTGGTAAGCTAGGTCATCGTGTTCCAGAGTACAAGAATACAACTCCAACATGTTTCAATTGTGGAGAGCTTTGTCACATTAACACCTATTGCCAAAAATCGAAGAAAGAACCAGGTGTAGGTCAGAATGTTCAGGCCAAGGGGGAAGTCTTTGCTCTTAGTGGTGTTGAATTCTCAAGGTCAGATAACTTGATTCAAGGTATGTGTTTCATAAATGGTATCTCTTTGATTGCTATCATAAATACGGGTGCGACACGTTCATTCATATCACATGATTGTCTTATCAAGTTAAACCTGGTATTGTCTCCAATGAAAGGTAATAAGGGCATTGATACTCCAGTCAATGGTTATGTAACCACTTTGTTAGTTTGTCTTAATTTTCCATGTCAATTTTTGGTAAGGATTTTGGATTTGACTTAATTTTTTTACACCTAAGTCAACTAGATgttattctgggaatgaattggtTAGAGTTTAACCATATTCACATGAATTATTTTGATAAAACTGTGATGTTTCCTGAGTCAGAAAAGAGTAAAAATTCGAGATTTATATCCTCCAACCAAGTAGAGATGCCCGTGAAACATTATGCCCAAGTGCTCATGATGTTCGCTTCCCTGAAAGTAGAGAGCGAAGCTGCGATTGTTAATCTTCCTATTGTGTGTGAATTCCTAGATGTTTTCCCTGATGATAATGGTGATTTCCTCTCGATTGTAACGTCGAATTTTCAATATATTTAGTACATGGTTCTAGACCTATATCCATGGCACCATATAGAATGTATACATCAAAGTTGAGCGAGTTGAAGAAGCAGCTAGAAGATTGGTAAGATAAGAAGTTTCCCAGGCCTAGTGTATCGCCTTGGGAAGCGCCAATGTTATTtgttaagaagaaagatggaagCATGAGATTGTGTGGATTATTAGTAGTTGAATTAGGTTACTATTAAGAACTGGTATCCTCctccgaggattgacgatctcATGAGTTAGTTAGTAGGAGCTGGTGTGTTTAGTAAGATTGATATGAGGTCAGGTTACCATCAAATTAGGGTGAATAAAAAGGATATACCTAAGACTGCACTCAGAACCCGTTATGGTCATTGTGAGTATTCCGTTATGCCATTCGTTATGTCTAATGCACCAGAAGTActcatggagtatatgaataggatttttcacccttacttggatcagtttgtcGTGGTGTTTATAAATGATATTCTGGTATACTCTTAGTAAGACAAAGAGCATGCAGAGCATCTGAGAGTTATGTTGCATACCTTGCAGGACAAGAAGTTGTATGCCAAGTCATCCAAGTGTGAGCTTTGGTTAAGAGAGGCAAGTTTCCTTTGGCAAGTGATCTGTAGTAGTGGTGTAGCAGTGGATCTGTCTAAAGTAGACGTTGTGTTATAGTGGGAAATGCCTAAGTCAGTTACCTAGGTCATAATTTTCCTAAGTTTGGCCGATTATTATAGGAGGTTCGTCAAAGGATTTTTGGGGTTCGCCTTGCCTTTGACCTAGTTAATCCTAAAGGGACAAGCTTATGTTTGGGATGTCCAGTGCGAAGAaagtttccaagagctaaagaAGAAGTTGATGTTTGTATCTGTCTTGATTTTGTTGGACCCGAGTGAATCTTTTGTGGTATATTGTGATGCATCCAAgatgggtttaggtggtgtgCTTATGCATAATGGTCGTAACCTATGCTTATAGACAACTCAAgattcatgagaggaattatcctacccTTGATTTAGGGGTCAAGATTTGAATTTTTTAGTGATCATAAGAGTCTgaagtatctatttgatcagaaagagttgaatatgatACATCAAGGTGGCTAGAACTTTTGAAGTATTATTGATTTCGAGTTGAATTGCCATCCGCAATCTATAACGGAAAAGTGATTAGGTAGGAAACTGTTAGCTCAAAATTTTGACGCTCTCTTCaaattaccaaaattggaaagtCTGTACAGCTGGTTTCGACTAAGAGGTGATTCGACCAGCTGAAGGTAGACTGGTTTAAcagaaaataattttaaaatcAAAAAAATAGGGAAAAAATTAATTTCATTTATAAGAAAAAGGTATGGCTTTTTAAGTGTAGTTTAGAGACAATATAGTGAGAACTTAAAAAAAACAATTATGTAATCTCAAAAAAAACAACACATTTCTCTCATTTTCCTAAGTTTTATcttttttattatattttatttaatatttttatatattttacTATAGTCAATTTAAATAACATGAAAGTGAAACTTGGTTTTTAATACAATATATTATGAAAGTGAAACTTGGTTCTTAATACAATATTATAATATAGATATGTACTTTTTAAAAAGTTATACCCAATAAAAAAATTATccaaattattttaaaatattagtTTGATTTTACATGTCATTCATTAAATTTTTACATCAAAATTCATCTTCTATTTTCTCATACACTAATGAGACTAATAAAAAGTAATTAAAAAACTCACATCTTAATAAAACATAAACTAATAATAATGctaacaataataataatatgcTAAGCATACTAGAAAAGATTGGTGACTTCGTCAGTCATAGAGAGAATAAAAACGTTTACATGAAATTTGCAATTTAGTTATtcatcaaataaatatttaattatttcatgattttacacttttttttatattttattagTTTCCGGTTATAATATgtttataaaatatattatttaagAATATGGTATAACATTTTTAAAATATAAGtaatatttaaaatttattcTATTTACAGTAATATATttgatatattttatttttaataaatatttttagTTTTTTACTTTAGTTtctttataaaataaaataaagaaatgaCATGTTTAGGAATGTAGtgttattaaaaaaaattatctAGGGTGATGTCCTGGGACCGCTCTAGAAGAAGACGATGATATAAAGTCGTCTGTAGGGAGGTATCGCCTTGCCCTTAAGTCTTCATCGTTCATAAAAAAAATGTGGGATAAGACGTGTCTTGGATAAAGAGAAAGTCATAGTCGTTACTGAC encodes:
- the LOC127130880 gene encoding uncharacterized protein LOC127130880, encoding MGGSKASSTSEVGNGLPRCGCNETMKLLVSKSIENPGRKFWKCRNYMNGCGLFLWDDLVSEFAVKETNPSGCRQCEVNKAYLIEFAKEIVEEIDCRVGKLNKLEKLKKKIAMEKRKNLWLMFVIGLSWMLIAAMVKLV